From the genome of Gemmatimonadaceae bacterium, one region includes:
- a CDS encoding SusC/RagA family TonB-linked outer membrane protein translates to MPWQHIRRGIALAVLAALPVVATAQVATGTVRGRVTDAVTGRAIVDAQVQVTGTRIGAVTGTTGDYLLTQVPIGSRIISVRRLGFQPATQAVTIVADGSVTANFALRESAVNLSEVVVTGSAAPTEKRKIGTSVASVDSTMIARAVAVTVDQALQGKVPGAQITQNSGGPGGGGISVRLRGTNSFISGSDPLYIVDGVIIDNSSAQLADLGGRSNPQNRLADLNPSDIERIEIIRGAAAAALYGSRANNGVVQIFTKRGSIGRPRFSLSSRYASNELREQQPFNFYPYDVSGLPIARYNYQDDIFRRSNTLEQNLTVEGGNDQTRYFMSANSAADDGILKSTRSNRQGARINLQQQLASKVIANVTANYITTRNDVQAFGEQNDYGIMGSLFFAPTSVNFRPVNGIYPLPPALGTNPLLAIDRIKNPQTINRFIGSTKLTWTPRPALLLDYTLGIDAYNFAQSQFIPRNAVLGTALLSTGRSQSVMSNNRVVNQDGVGTYSWKVGDRFDLRTTGGFNYTQQTVNTTSAVANGLAPVGELVGAGSVFSAGQTSVELRTLGFYGQQEVAWNNRLFLTGAVRYDASSTFAPSERWQVFPKFSLSYVAVENRQGAFNSLRVRSAVGWAGSQPGIVNAYSQFVGFTQLPFAGRPGFVNDVTYGNPTLRNERAREVEVGADASFLSGKVSAEATYYNRLVSDLLFFRPLATSTGFSRQFYPIGSMSNKGLELLIHTVNADSKRFKWESTVTYSTNKNLVESLAIQDFQSAGGYPNRIRTGEPVGVFYGSYAARNCVTGALLLDSLGRYRRSNQTADMGSQAQARVLSGGTCNDSLNKVIGDPNPKFLGSLLNEFTLGGKLRFRVLLDGVFGNDIMNLSTRAQNAGVASNSKEYERELLPYGDPRKLPPTFNSRTQGIFEYWIEDGSFVKLRELSASYSLNTPAVRRVFRDGIDLTVSGRNLAVWTKYSGYDPEINLFGTNAGGLGSAQTTSADRGFDFGGYPIPRVWSVSARFTY, encoded by the coding sequence ATGCCCTGGCAACACATTCGACGCGGAATCGCCCTCGCGGTTCTTGCAGCGCTGCCGGTGGTCGCGACGGCGCAAGTCGCCACGGGAACCGTGCGCGGGCGCGTCACCGACGCCGTCACCGGCCGCGCCATCGTGGATGCGCAAGTGCAGGTGACGGGCACGCGTATCGGGGCGGTGACCGGCACCACCGGCGACTATCTCTTGACCCAGGTGCCGATCGGATCGCGAATCATCAGCGTGCGTCGATTGGGCTTTCAGCCTGCCACGCAGGCCGTGACGATTGTCGCGGACGGATCGGTCACGGCGAATTTCGCGTTACGCGAGAGTGCCGTGAACCTCAGCGAGGTGGTGGTTACCGGTTCGGCGGCGCCGACGGAGAAACGCAAGATCGGCACGAGTGTGGCATCGGTCGACTCCACGATGATCGCACGGGCGGTGGCCGTCACAGTGGATCAGGCGCTGCAGGGCAAGGTACCCGGCGCGCAGATCACGCAGAATTCCGGCGGCCCGGGTGGCGGTGGCATCTCGGTGCGACTGCGGGGCACCAATTCCTTCATCTCCGGCTCCGATCCGCTGTACATCGTGGACGGCGTCATCATCGACAACAGCTCGGCGCAGCTGGCCGATCTGGGTGGCCGGTCAAATCCGCAGAACCGACTGGCCGATCTCAACCCGTCGGATATCGAGCGCATCGAGATCATCCGGGGCGCCGCCGCGGCCGCGCTGTACGGGTCCCGCGCCAACAACGGCGTGGTGCAGATCTTCACCAAGCGCGGCAGCATCGGCCGCCCGCGATTCTCGCTGTCGTCGCGGTATGCGTCCAACGAGTTGCGCGAGCAGCAGCCGTTCAACTTCTATCCGTACGACGTGAGCGGGCTGCCCATCGCGCGCTACAACTATCAGGACGACATTTTCCGGCGGTCCAACACACTCGAGCAGAACCTGACCGTCGAGGGCGGCAACGACCAGACGCGCTATTTCATGAGCGCCAACTCGGCGGCCGACGACGGCATTCTCAAGTCCACCCGGTCGAATCGACAGGGGGCGCGCATCAATCTGCAGCAGCAACTGGCGTCGAAGGTCATCGCCAATGTCACCGCCAATTATATCACCACGCGCAACGATGTGCAGGCGTTTGGCGAGCAGAACGACTACGGCATCATGGGTTCGCTGTTCTTCGCGCCCACCAGCGTGAACTTCCGCCCGGTCAACGGCATCTACCCGCTGCCGCCGGCGCTGGGCACGAATCCGCTGCTGGCCATCGATCGCATCAAGAATCCGCAGACCATCAATCGCTTCATCGGATCGACCAAGCTCACCTGGACGCCGCGTCCCGCGTTGTTGCTGGACTACACGCTGGGCATAGACGCCTACAACTTTGCCCAGAGCCAGTTCATTCCGCGCAACGCCGTGCTGGGCACGGCGCTGCTGTCCACCGGTCGCTCGCAGTCGGTGATGTCGAACAACCGCGTGGTGAATCAGGATGGCGTGGGCACGTACTCCTGGAAGGTTGGCGACCGCTTCGACCTGCGCACCACGGGCGGCTTCAACTACACGCAACAGACGGTGAACACCACCAGTGCCGTGGCCAACGGCCTGGCGCCGGTGGGCGAACTGGTGGGAGCGGGCTCGGTGTTCTCCGCCGGCCAGACCTCGGTGGAATTGCGCACGCTGGGATTCTACGGCCAGCAGGAAGTGGCCTGGAACAACCGGTTGTTCCTGACCGGCGCGGTGCGGTACGACGCGTCCAGCACGTTCGCTCCGTCGGAACGCTGGCAGGTGTTTCCCAAGTTCTCGCTCTCGTACGTTGCCGTGGAGAATCGGCAGGGTGCCTTCAACAGCCTGCGGGTGCGCAGCGCCGTGGGTTGGGCGGGCAGCCAGCCGGGCATCGTGAATGCGTATTCGCAGTTCGTGGGCTTCACGCAACTGCCGTTTGCCGGACGACCGGGATTTGTGAACGACGTGACGTACGGCAACCCGACGCTGCGCAACGAGCGCGCGCGCGAAGTGGAGGTGGGTGCCGACGCCAGTTTCCTGTCGGGCAAGGTCAGCGCGGAAGCGACCTACTACAACCGCCTGGTGTCGGATCTGCTGTTCTTCCGCCCACTGGCCACGAGCACGGGATTCTCGCGCCAATTCTACCCGATCGGCTCGATGTCCAACAAGGGACTGGAGTTGCTTATCCATACGGTGAATGCCGACTCGAAGCGTTTCAAGTGGGAGTCGACCGTCACCTATTCGACCAACAAGAACCTGGTGGAATCGTTGGCGATTCAGGACTTCCAGTCGGCCGGCGGGTATCCCAATCGCATTCGGACGGGCGAGCCGGTAGGCGTGTTCTACGGCTCGTATGCGGCGCGCAACTGCGTGACAGGGGCCTTGCTGCTGGACTCGCTGGGGCGCTATCGCCGCAGCAACCAGACGGCGGACATGGGCTCCCAGGCGCAAGCGCGCGTGCTCAGTGGCGGCACCTGCAACGACTCGCTCAACAAGGTGATCGGTGATCCGAATCCGAAATTCCTCGGATCCTTGCTGAACGAGTTCACGCTGGGCGGCAAACTGCGCTTCCGCGTGCTGCTGGACGGTGTCTTCGGCAACGACATCATGAATCTTTCCACGCGCGCCCAGAACGCCGGTGTGGCCAGCAACTCCAAGGAGTACGAGCGCGAGTTGCTGCCCTACGGCGATCCGCGCAAGCTGCCGCCAACATTCAACTCCCGAACGCAAGGGATCTTCGAGTACTGGATCGAGGATGGCAGCTTCGTGAAACTGCGCGAACTGTCGGCCAGCTATTCACTCAACACGCCCGCGGTACGTCGCGTGTTCCGGGATGGCATCGACCTGACGGTGTCCGGTCGCAACCTCGCCGTGTGGACCAAATACTCCGGCTACGATCCCGAGATCAACCTGTTCGGCACGAATGCCGGCGGACTCGGGTCGGCGCAAACGACATCCGCCGATCGCGGATTCGATTTCGGTGGCTATCCGATCCCACGGGTGTGGTCGGTCAGCGCCCGGTTCACCTACTGA
- a CDS encoding RagB/SusD family nutrient uptake outer membrane protein: protein MRMIKQCAVVITAASFTMVGACSLDLQNPNAPTEAQVTTSADGVIALATGLQSRFATSYFNYAYAAGLVTDEFSATSAALISISDAEQGSVPSGTGIADNVFNSVYRTVRTADDLLNGADALSAQFDAGTRAGLRALALTLKAEALGEALQSYQTIPIATFGVTAPTYVSRSVALPYVRGLLDSAATIIAAAPPSSFFTTSILTPGVSLSNVIQLYRARYARMANDDAAALAAANLVARTGTAALSVLTFPAPTVNPFANVTGGTNGIAPRRNWRLSMTGGDQRFAYFVTPSTALTGRIGAPLDNWNRYASTQAPLPLYLPDEALLIKAEALARTNQLSAAQAVIDSVRTDCTGGRGLDDPKACLTPLTGALTQSQLLDEIYLQRRYELFSSGLRWEDARRRGAIRGPASSPNIPLDGQRCWLPYSIGDRNANPNATFAVLPDPAEPTAFPATCATP, encoded by the coding sequence ATGCGCATGATCAAGCAGTGCGCGGTGGTCATCACCGCCGCGTCATTCACTATGGTCGGGGCGTGCAGCCTCGACCTGCAGAATCCCAACGCCCCCACGGAAGCGCAGGTCACCACCAGCGCGGACGGGGTGATCGCGCTGGCCACCGGCCTGCAGTCGCGGTTTGCCACGTCGTATTTCAACTACGCCTACGCGGCCGGGCTGGTCACCGATGAGTTTTCGGCCACCAGCGCGGCGCTCATCTCCATTTCCGATGCGGAGCAGGGCTCGGTGCCGTCGGGGACGGGCATTGCCGACAACGTGTTCAATTCGGTGTATCGCACCGTGCGCACGGCTGACGATCTGCTCAACGGCGCCGATGCGCTGTCGGCGCAGTTTGACGCCGGCACGCGAGCCGGATTGCGCGCGCTGGCCCTCACACTGAAGGCCGAGGCGCTGGGCGAGGCCCTGCAATCGTACCAGACGATTCCGATCGCCACGTTTGGCGTCACGGCGCCGACGTACGTGTCGCGGTCGGTGGCCCTGCCGTACGTGCGCGGGCTGCTCGACTCGGCGGCCACGATCATTGCGGCGGCCCCGCCGAGCTCGTTCTTCACCACCAGCATCCTGACGCCGGGTGTCAGTCTGTCCAATGTCATTCAGCTCTATCGGGCGCGGTATGCCCGCATGGCGAATGACGATGCGGCGGCGCTGGCGGCGGCGAATCTGGTGGCGCGTACGGGAACGGCGGCGCTGTCGGTACTGACGTTTCCCGCGCCAACGGTCAACCCGTTTGCCAATGTCACGGGCGGCACCAACGGCATTGCCCCGCGCCGCAACTGGCGGCTGAGCATGACCGGCGGTGATCAACGGTTTGCGTACTTCGTGACGCCATCGACGGCCCTGACGGGTCGCATCGGCGCGCCGTTGGACAACTGGAACCGGTACGCCAGCACGCAGGCGCCGCTGCCGCTGTATTTGCCCGACGAGGCGTTGCTCATCAAGGCCGAGGCGTTGGCGCGTACGAACCAGTTGTCTGCGGCGCAGGCAGTGATCGACTCGGTGCGCACCGATTGCACCGGCGGGCGCGGACTGGACGATCCGAAGGCCTGTCTGACGCCCCTGACTGGCGCGCTGACGCAATCGCAGCTGCTGGATGAAATCTATCTGCAGCGTCGCTACGAGTTGTTCAGCAGCGGACTGCGGTGGGAAGACGCCCGGCGTCGTGGGGCGATTCGTGGCCCCGCGTCGTCACCCAACATTCCGCTGGACGGTCAGCGCTGCTGGCTGCCGTACTCGATTGGTGATCGCAACGCCAACCCGAACGCGACTTTTGCGGTGCTGCCCGATCCGGCAGAGCCGACCGCGTTTCCCGCCACCTGTGCGACGCCGTGA
- a CDS encoding DUF4397 domain-containing protein: MLPRLSRRLTMAALGGVSVFAVACGTTEAPDPLSPSGAQGRIRFVNLITDTTRGRVNAILESVPFGVNLTYTVSTPAALPSPATATYSPILTGSRTLVLKRTIDTNTVVSTFAVTITEGQDRTVYAVGGTGGSAIASFVTTDDNTLPTVGTQAKVRVVHLSPTPGAVDLFVTATGADLAAATPVLTNIANQSASAYLNLNAGTYQVRAVPAGTAAGSRAASVIITASVALNGGTVRTIVAADNNVGGAPLRAFVLTDR, from the coding sequence ATGTTGCCTCGCCTCTCGCGTCGTCTGACCATGGCTGCGCTCGGCGGCGTGTCGGTGTTTGCCGTCGCCTGCGGGACCACCGAGGCGCCGGATCCCCTGTCGCCGTCCGGTGCACAAGGCCGGATTCGTTTCGTCAATCTGATCACTGACACCACGCGCGGACGCGTCAACGCGATTCTCGAATCGGTGCCGTTCGGGGTGAATCTCACGTACACGGTGAGCACTCCGGCGGCGCTGCCGTCGCCGGCGACGGCCACCTACTCCCCGATTCTCACCGGCAGTCGCACACTGGTCCTCAAGCGCACGATCGACACGAACACGGTCGTGAGCACGTTCGCGGTCACCATTACCGAGGGACAGGATCGCACGGTGTATGCCGTGGGCGGGACGGGGGGATCGGCGATTGCGTCGTTCGTCACCACCGATGACAACACGTTGCCGACGGTGGGCACGCAGGCGAAGGTCCGGGTGGTGCACCTGAGCCCTACCCCGGGTGCGGTCGATCTCTTCGTGACAGCGACCGGCGCCGACCTGGCGGCCGCCACGCCGGTGCTGACGAACATCGCCAATCAATCGGCGTCGGCGTATCTGAACCTCAACGCCGGGACCTATCAGGTGCGGGCTGTTCCCGCTGGAACCGCCGCGGGCTCTCGTGCGGCGAGTGTCATCATTACCGCCAGTGTCGCCCTGAATGGCGGGACGGTTCGCACGATCGTGGCGGCCGACAACAACGTTGGTGGTGCACCACTGCGTGCGTTTGTGCTCACGGACCGCTAG
- a CDS encoding SDR family oxidoreductase, which yields MSNRTIVITGASGGIGAALAEQLAPTGCALVLVARRADTLAAVAARCGANVMTITADVTSRATVRAIVADTLARFGRIDVWVNNVGQGISRMPSELTGDDVDEMMRINVKSALYGMQETLDHFRERGTGHVINVSSMLGRMPLALQRSAYSGAKHFLNALTANFRAEIQQTHPDIQFSLVSPGVVRTDFGLNAVHGGIDSRALPYSQSAEEVAAVIAQVIESRAPDVYTRAGARDHVAAHFAVIGVDPTLPPGNSPT from the coding sequence ATGTCCAATCGCACCATCGTGATCACGGGCGCCAGCGGCGGCATTGGTGCCGCGTTGGCGGAGCAGCTGGCCCCGACTGGCTGTGCGCTCGTGCTGGTGGCTCGACGCGCTGACACTCTTGCGGCGGTCGCCGCGCGGTGCGGTGCCAATGTGATGACAATCACCGCCGATGTGACATCCCGTGCCACTGTGCGCGCGATCGTGGCCGACACCCTGGCCCGATTCGGCCGCATCGACGTCTGGGTGAACAACGTGGGGCAGGGCATTTCGCGGATGCCCAGTGAACTCACCGGCGACGATGTCGACGAGATGATGCGCATCAATGTGAAGTCCGCGCTGTACGGCATGCAGGAGACACTGGACCACTTTCGCGAACGTGGGACGGGTCACGTGATCAACGTGTCGTCGATGCTGGGGCGCATGCCACTGGCGCTGCAGCGGTCGGCCTACAGCGGTGCGAAGCACTTCCTGAATGCGCTCACGGCGAATTTCCGCGCGGAGATTCAGCAGACGCATCCGGACATTCAGTTCTCGCTGGTGTCGCCGGGCGTGGTGCGGACCGATTTCGGCTTGAATGCCGTGCATGGCGGGATCGACTCGCGCGCCTTGCCGTATTCGCAGAGCGCCGAGGAAGTGGCGGCGGTGATTGCACAGGTCATCGAGTCGCGCGCCCCGGACGTCTATACGCGAGCTGGGGCACGTGACCACGTGGCCGCGCACTTCGCCGTGATCGGGGTGGACCCGACGTTGCCCCCCGGAAATTCCCCTACGTAG
- a CDS encoding HmuY family protein has translation MSSIMRQYFRAALPLLVVASAACSESEANPTGPNGQIPEPAINQIVTYGPLNASSSDTLVYFSFATGGLVARSADWDLAFRRYELRLNSPAIAGSGSKNVLGFPLDNNKAASDAQVLAFTPAATLDAFNLVRDAQIPPDDQFQTDRLTENRQGFLNLSGVPSANAAAYWKVRLANGSFALLRATAIAFTPQFQVQSLTLESRVQSGSTLGAPQTLTLTPAGQTTAVSLVTNGVVASPSGCNWDFQFNPAANQLAITVNTVCGVGSYPGASSPTFANATAASDAPQYAAYLAQLVGPIPNSVTDKSAPFRYNLTGNDRLHASFNTYLVRSGVKTYKVQVTDYYSNTGVAGFPTIRYARIR, from the coding sequence ATGTCTTCGATCATGCGTCAGTACTTTCGGGCAGCGCTCCCTCTGCTGGTAGTCGCTTCGGCGGCCTGTTCAGAATCTGAAGCCAATCCGACCGGGCCCAACGGCCAAATCCCCGAGCCGGCGATCAACCAGATCGTGACGTACGGTCCGCTCAATGCCAGCAGCTCCGATACACTGGTGTACTTCAGCTTCGCGACCGGCGGGCTGGTGGCCAGATCGGCCGACTGGGATCTGGCGTTTCGGCGCTATGAGCTTCGACTGAACAGCCCCGCGATCGCCGGGTCCGGCAGCAAGAACGTGCTTGGTTTTCCGTTGGACAACAACAAGGCGGCCAGCGACGCGCAGGTGCTGGCCTTCACTCCGGCGGCGACACTCGACGCGTTCAACCTGGTGCGTGATGCGCAGATCCCGCCCGACGATCAGTTCCAGACTGATCGCCTGACGGAGAACCGGCAGGGATTCCTGAATCTCAGCGGCGTGCCGTCCGCCAATGCGGCGGCGTACTGGAAGGTGCGACTGGCGAACGGCTCATTTGCCTTGCTGCGGGCCACGGCCATCGCCTTCACCCCGCAGTTCCAGGTGCAGTCGCTTACTCTGGAATCCCGCGTGCAGAGTGGCTCGACGCTTGGCGCGCCACAGACCTTGACACTGACGCCCGCAGGTCAGACCACCGCCGTCAGCCTCGTGACGAACGGGGTTGTGGCATCTCCCAGTGGCTGCAATTGGGATTTCCAGTTCAACCCGGCGGCAAACCAACTGGCCATTACCGTCAACACGGTGTGCGGTGTGGGCAGCTATCCCGGTGCCTCCTCCCCGACATTTGCCAACGCCACGGCGGCCAGCGACGCGCCACAGTACGCCGCGTATCTGGCCCAGCTGGTCGGACCCATCCCGAATTCGGTGACCGACAAGAGTGCACCATTCCGATATAACCTGACCGGCAACGATCGCCTGCACGCCTCTTTCAACACCTACCTGGTGCGTTCCGGCGTGAAGACGTACAAGGTCCAGGTCACCGACTACTACAGCAACACCGGCGTGGCCGGATTCCCCACGATTCGCTACGCGCGCATTCGGTAA
- a CDS encoding TonB-dependent receptor: MTRRRGVQMATVIGTRIAIALIVIPISSAGAQTTPAATERVSTIRGVVLGRGDRVGILAAELQVLRTNARTRTDEGGRFRLVASIGDTVSVRALGFRQRRLVVSDDSLSVTLEPLPTVLPVFTTTVGQRVIRASESPRSVTVLDQRAIAATAAVSASQLLRQIPGLQELPAPPSKTSISIRGFDNSRVLVLVDGEPVAGSLVDSRDIGRLSTLATERIEVTKGPSSVEFGSDALGGVINVVQAAPSARLSLDGQLRTGELGRQEATVGASQQLGRLGYRFTGGWRQSDRLTGYNAIGSTFNRLYDVRSDLRYAVSDRWTMRLDLQGAQERQRFPVDAQFNGFIDNHGGQGFLELSGSVGGGSVRARAFEQRFAYEYRQSRGALPIRGSADSLRQQERQGRYLLSYTRSLAAHTVDIGVQHSARTLVAPAKVDGDSARDNVNEVFARDQWTVGPVLLTAGARHTASSLWGSSTNPSVGLAWQVASVVRMRGNVARGFRAPGFKEIRYTFFNPAGGYTLVGNPNLQPETSWSSTLGGTWAPSATVSIDVEGYRNDVDGLIDWRFQGNNAAGYQVYANVNVARARTQGVETAARWSWQATAFTLGYDFLRARDLGTGLPLSRRASHTARFTAAREWRVRRGLSSDLSVRYTGNAPLIGIPIGAPITGPFSTESGIIGRQGALLSVDGQLRLMMTTRAELSVGVNNAFNQQPALWTPAFARQVYVGVRVHWVDQP, encoded by the coding sequence ATGACGAGGCGAAGGGGCGTCCAGATGGCGACGGTGATTGGCACCCGCATCGCGATCGCGCTCATCGTGATCCCGATATCGTCGGCGGGTGCCCAGACGACACCAGCCGCCACCGAGCGCGTCAGCACGATCCGCGGCGTGGTGCTTGGCCGAGGCGATCGGGTGGGAATTCTTGCCGCCGAGTTGCAGGTGTTGCGCACCAACGCCCGCACGCGCACTGACGAAGGAGGTCGCTTTCGGCTCGTCGCCAGCATCGGCGACACGGTGTCCGTGCGCGCCCTGGGCTTTCGTCAGCGGCGCCTGGTGGTTTCGGACGATTCGCTGTCGGTGACACTGGAACCGCTGCCTACCGTTCTGCCGGTCTTCACCACCACCGTCGGCCAACGAGTGATTCGGGCCAGCGAATCACCGCGCAGCGTGACGGTGCTCGATCAGCGGGCGATTGCCGCAACGGCCGCCGTGTCGGCAAGTCAGCTGCTGCGGCAGATACCCGGCCTGCAGGAGTTGCCGGCGCCGCCGTCAAAGACATCGATCTCCATTCGCGGCTTTGATAATTCGCGGGTGCTGGTGCTGGTGGATGGCGAGCCGGTGGCCGGTTCGCTGGTGGACAGCCGCGACATCGGTCGATTGTCCACCCTGGCCACCGAGCGCATCGAAGTCACCAAAGGCCCATCAAGCGTGGAGTTCGGAAGCGATGCACTGGGCGGCGTGATCAATGTGGTGCAGGCGGCACCATCAGCACGTCTGTCGCTGGATGGTCAGCTCCGTACCGGTGAACTGGGACGACAGGAAGCAACCGTTGGCGCGAGTCAGCAGTTGGGCCGGCTGGGCTATCGGTTCACTGGTGGATGGCGCCAGTCGGATCGACTGACGGGCTACAATGCGATCGGGTCCACCTTCAATCGGCTGTACGACGTGCGGAGCGACCTGCGATATGCGGTGAGCGATCGGTGGACGATGCGGCTCGATCTGCAGGGTGCGCAGGAACGGCAGCGTTTTCCCGTAGACGCACAGTTCAACGGATTCATCGACAATCACGGGGGACAGGGATTTCTCGAATTGTCAGGCTCCGTCGGCGGTGGCAGTGTGAGAGCGAGGGCCTTCGAGCAGCGATTTGCCTACGAGTATCGCCAGTCGCGCGGCGCCTTGCCGATTCGCGGCTCGGCCGATTCGCTGCGACAGCAGGAGCGACAGGGACGATACCTGCTGTCCTATACGCGGTCGCTCGCGGCCCACACCGTGGACATCGGCGTGCAGCATTCGGCGCGCACGTTGGTGGCGCCCGCCAAGGTGGACGGCGATAGCGCGCGCGACAACGTGAATGAAGTGTTCGCCCGCGATCAGTGGACCGTGGGCCCCGTGCTGCTGACGGCCGGCGCGCGTCATACGGCCAGTTCGCTCTGGGGCAGCTCCACCAATCCGTCGGTTGGACTCGCCTGGCAAGTGGCCAGCGTCGTGCGGATGCGCGGCAACGTGGCGCGTGGATTTCGCGCCCCAGGCTTCAAGGAGATTCGCTACACGTTCTTCAATCCCGCCGGCGGCTATACGCTGGTTGGCAATCCGAACCTGCAACCGGAAACGTCCTGGAGCAGCACGCTCGGCGGCACCTGGGCGCCGTCCGCCACCGTGTCCATCGACGTGGAAGGGTATCGCAATGACGTCGACGGGCTGATTGACTGGCGTTTCCAAGGCAACAACGCCGCCGGCTATCAGGTGTATGCCAACGTCAACGTGGCGCGAGCGCGAACACAAGGCGTGGAGACGGCGGCGCGATGGTCATGGCAGGCCACCGCCTTCACACTGGGGTACGACTTCCTGCGCGCGCGGGATCTGGGCACCGGACTTCCCCTCAGTCGCCGCGCCTCGCATACGGCGCGCTTCACCGCCGCGCGCGAATGGCGCGTGCGTCGAGGCCTGTCGTCCGATCTGTCCGTGCGATACACGGGCAACGCGCCGCTCATCGGCATCCCGATCGGCGCACCGATCACCGGACCGTTCTCCACGGAATCGGGGATCATCGGGCGACAAGGCGCGCTCTTGTCGGTTGACGGACAGCTTCGGCTGATGATGACCACCCGGGCGGAATTGTCGGTTGGCGTCAATAACGCGTTCAATCAGCAACCGGCGCTGTGGACGCCGGCGTTTGCGCGTCAAGTCTATGTGGGAGTACGGGTCCACTGGGTGGACCAGCCGTAG
- a CDS encoding carboxypeptidase regulatory-like domain-containing protein, translated as MRILGSVLGGLGATLLLSGLAVTMLSAQGVRGVVVQRHGTTPASGVIVVLENAAGAVVGRTLSDGRGDFRLPLTSTGTYRARMLRVGFQPTIITGIAVRDTGTTALHVVLTSAPVTLPTVSVRSEDICRGDRSDGALVAAVWEEARKACWRRNCPTRRRP; from the coding sequence GTGCGCATACTCGGATCGGTCCTCGGTGGCCTTGGCGCGACGCTGCTGTTGAGCGGTCTGGCCGTGACGATGCTGTCGGCGCAGGGCGTGCGTGGCGTGGTCGTCCAACGCCATGGCACCACGCCGGCAAGCGGTGTCATTGTGGTACTCGAGAATGCGGCGGGAGCCGTCGTTGGTCGGACATTGTCCGATGGCCGTGGTGATTTTCGGCTCCCCCTGACGTCAACGGGCACGTATCGCGCGCGTATGCTGCGCGTCGGCTTTCAGCCAACCATCATTACCGGCATTGCTGTTCGGGACACCGGCACGACGGCACTGCATGTGGTACTGACCAGCGCGCCCGTCACCTTGCCTACGGTCTCCGTTCGCAGTGAAGACATCTGTCGCGGCGATCGCAGCGACGGGGCGTTGGTGGCCGCGGTGTGGGAAGAAGCGCGCAAGGCCTGTTGGCGTCGGAACTGTCCGACGCGTCGGCGCCCCTGA